In Syngnathus acus chromosome 5, fSynAcu1.2, whole genome shotgun sequence, a genomic segment contains:
- the LOC119123006 gene encoding type-1 angiotensin II receptor-associated protein isoform X2 produces MEIPAINLKAIVLVHWLLTVWGCMAWLPTSFAWGNFSVLAVGVWAIAHRDSIDAVLMFLIGMAMTILTDIIHFGIYYSLSEMASEKGRDVFRFSAGMAILSLLLKPASCFFVYQMYRERGGDYNVNFDLETSVDSRCTTDSADSAFIGRRY; encoded by the exons ATGGAAATTCCTGCCATCAATCTGAAG GCCATCGTTCTGGTGCACTGGCTGCTTACAGTCTG GGGTTGCATGGCGTGGCTGCCCACCTCGTTCGCCTGGGGCAACTTCAGCGTGCTGGCCGTGGGTGTGTGGGCCATCGCTCACAGGGACTCCATCGACGCCGTGCTGATG TTTCTGATCGGGATGGCGATGACCATCCTGACGGATATCATCCACTTTGGCATCTACTATTCGCTGAGTGAGATGGCGTCGGAAAAGGGACGAGACGTGTTTCGCTTCAGCGCCGGCATGGCCATCCTGAGCTTGCTGCTCAAGCCCGCTTCCTGCTTCTTCGTCTACCAGATGTACCGCGAGCGAGGGGGCGATTACAACGTCAACTTTG ACTTAGAGACCTCAGTGGACAGTCGCTGCACGACGGACAGTGCTGACAGTGCATTTATCGGCCGCCGCTATTGA
- the zpr1 gene encoding zinc finger protein ZPR1: MSAIAQEHVRGGSVFKDLSADDEDWQPTEIESLCMNCYQNGTTRLLLTKIPFFKEIIVSSFSCDHCSWSNTEIQSAGRIQEQGVCYTLKVTSKSDLNREVVKMDSATTRIPELDFEIPPFSQKGALSTVEGILDRAVAGLEQDQAARQEADPEVGGKIHTFIQKLKKLKDVEEPFTVVIEDPSGNSFVENPFAPLKDEALTVSSFRLSVQQEKQLGLRADDEPDDEPPPGDDLDSMRSEVLVFNTNCPECNAPASTNMKLVQIPHFKEAIIMATNCDACGHRTNEVKSGGATEEKGTKIILNITTASDMTRDLLKSETCSVSIPELEFELGMGALCGKFTTVEGLLTDIKDLVVAKNPFVCGDSGDSGRAQKLKEFGDKIDSIIAGQLKAHLILDDPSGNSYLENVYAPEADPEMTRETYERTYEQNEELGLNDIKTEGYQEDSEEKPAPPPEP, from the coding sequence ATGTCTGCCATTGCCCAAGAGCACGTTCGAGGGGGGAGCGTCTTCAAAGACCTGAGCGCCGACGACGAAGACTGGCAGCCCACCGAGATCGAGAGCTTGTGCATGAACTGCTACCAGAATGGGACCACTCGTTTGCTCCTCACCAAAATCCCCTTCTTTAAAGAAATCATCGTCAGCTCGTTCAGTTGCGACCATTGCAGTTGGTCTAACACCGAAATCCAGTCCGCGGGGCGCATTCAGGAGCAGGGCGTGTGCTACACTCTCAAAGTCACAAGTAAAAGCGATTTAAACCGTGAGGTGGTCAAAATGGACAGTGCGACGACCAGGATACCCGAGCTGGATTTCGAGATTCCTCCGTTTTCACAGAAAGGTGCATTAAGCACCGTGGAGGGCATTTTGGACCGAGCCGTGGCCGGACTAGAGCAAGACCAAGCGGCCAGGCAGGAGGCAGACCCCGAAGTGGGTGGCAAAATCCACACGTTCATCCAGAAGCTGAAGAAGTTAAAAGATGTAGAGGAGCCGTTCACCGTGGTGATCGAGGATCCGTCGGGCAACAGTTTTGTGGAGAACCCGTTCGCCCCGCTCAAGGATGAGGCCCTGACGGTGTCGTCGTTCCGGCTCAGTGTGCAGCAGGAGAAGCAGCTGGGCCTGCGGGCCGATGACGAGCCGGACGACGAGCCTCCGCCCGGTGACGACCTGGACTCCATGCGGAGCGAGGTGCTGGTCTTCAACACTAACTGCCCCGAGTGCAACGCGCCGGCCTCCACCAACATGAAGCTGGTTCAGATCCCCCACTTCAAGGAGGCCATCATCATGGCCACCAACTGCGACGCCTGTGGCCACCGCACCAATGAGGTCAAGTCGGGCGGGGCCACAGAGGAAAAGGGCACCAAGATCATCCTGAACATCACCACCGCGTCCGATATGACGCGGGACCTGCTCAAGTCAGAGACCTGCTCGGTCTCCATCCCCGAGCTGGAGTTTGAGCTGGGCATGGGGGCGCTGTGTGGCAAATTCACCACGGTGGAGGGCCTCTTGACGGACATCAAGGACCTGGTGGTGGCCAAGAACCCATTCGTGTGCGGGGACAGCGGCGACTCTGGCCGCGCACAGAAGTTGAAGGAGTTTGGCGACAAGATCGACAGCATCATCGCCGGGCAGTTGAAGGCCCACCTGATCCTGGACGACCCATCCGGCAACAGCTACCTGGAGAACGTGTACGCGCCCGAGGCCGACCCGGAGATGACGAGGGAGACGTATGAGCGCACGTACGAGCAGAATGAAGAGCTCGGGCTGAACGACATAAAGACGGAAGGCTACCAGGAGGACAGTGAAGAAAAGCCAGCGCCGCCCCCAGAACCCTAA
- the LOC119123004 gene encoding RING finger protein 207-like isoform X1, whose product MAGGIVSNLDNLCNVDCANVHPLVCHLCHQQYQSPCLLDCYHIFCARCLLGRTNDSRLSCPLCGYLSIIKGNNSLPPEDRLLKFLVDNNADADEIVQCANCDQESNKKDTGVMFYCNTCNQPLCCACRELTHKARMFAHHDIVTLSKRSKAKHRKCVLHEEPYILFSTENKSMLCIKCFRDMQVESRTHCIDIETAYMQGCEMLDQAVLVVKELQTSTREAIFLLRSMIGEVCLNVEEEESAICSLFNSLQEKLAERKKILLKTAQSQHEEKEKALKEQLSHLTSLLPTLQVHLVTCSAFLSSANMFEFLDMGYQLMERLKRIVKLPHRLRPVQSSKINTDYRSEFARCLEPLLLIGQRRAPSLAGSSSVATRLQSPLSMSLSEMPLGSVFGRRPTSHRNICTKVLLAEGRETPFTKHCNNYENSYRTLQSEIQSLKDQVQELHRDLTKHHSIINTEQMGEIMDRSLHIDSQISSQYTTVETMRAMFEEIWDETFQRVTNEQEIYEAQLHDLMQLKQENSYLTTITRQISPYILSIAKVKERLEPRLQEPKECRDDRTETMLKIYEDCTTMATESQDSDKQTRVPEQDRSNHPLMLK is encoded by the exons ATGGCCGGAGGGATCGTCAGCAATTTGGACAACCTGTGCAACGTGGACTGTGCCAATGTGCACCCCCTGGTGTGCCACCTTTGCCACCAGCAGTATCAGTCGCCGTGTCTGCTGGATTGCTACCACATCTTCTGCGCCCGCTGTTTGCTGGGCCGGACCAACGACAGTCGACTGAGCTGCCCCCTCTGCGG ATATCTATCCATCATAAAGGGGAACAACAGCCTCCCGCCAGAGGACCGTCTGCTCAAATTCCTGGTGGACAACAACGCAGACGCTGATGAGATTGTACAGTGTGCCAACTGCGACCAGGAGAGCAACAAAAAG GACACAGGCGTGATGTTCTACTGCAACACTTGTAACCAGCCGCTGTGCTGCGCCTGCAGGGAGCTGACGCACAAGGCCCGAATGTTTGCTCACCACGACATTGTTACGTTGTCCAAGCGCAGCAAAGCCAAGCACAGGAAATGTG TTCTGCACGAGGAACCCTACATCCTCTTCTCCACCGAGAACAAGTCCATGCTTTGCATCAAGTGTTTCAGAGATATGCAAGT GGAGAGTCGCACTCACTGCATTGACATTGAGACGGCCTACATGCAAGGATGCGAAATGTTGGACCAGGCCGTGCTG GTGGTGAAAGAGCTGCAGACGTCCACCCGAGAGGCCATCTTCCTGCTGAGGTCCATGATAGGCGAAGTGTGTCTGaacgtggaggaggaggagagcgcCATCTGCTCTCTCTTCAACAGTCTGCAG gAAAAACTGGCTGAGAGGAAGAAGATTCTGCTGAAGACTGCACAGAG ccaACACGAGGAGAAGGAGAAAGCACTCAAAGAGCAGCTCTCACACCTCACCTCACTGCTGCCAACACTCCAG GTTCATCTGGTCACATGCTCAGCCTTCCTAAGCTCAGCCAACATGTTTGAGTTTCTGGACATGGGTTAC CAACTGATGGAGCGACTGAAGCGGATCGTCAAGCTTCCCCACCGCCTCAGACCGGTGCAGAGCAGCAAA ATCAACACCGACTACCGCAGCGAGTTTGCCCGCTGTCTGGAGCCGCTGCTCCTGATTGGCCAGCGCCGCGCCCCTTCGTTGGCCGGCTCTTCCAGCGTGGCCACGAG GCTGCAGTCGCCTCTCTCCATGTCTCTCAGTGAGATGCCGCTCGGCTCCGTGTTCGGCAGGAGGCCCACGTCTCACCGCAACATCTGCACCAAGGTGCTGCTGGCCGAGGGGCGCGAGACGCCCTTCACCAAGCACTGCAACAACTACGAGAACTCCTACAGG ACGCTTCAGAGCGAGATTCAGAGCCTGAAGGACCAGGTCCAGGAGCTGCACCGAGATCTGACCAAGCACCACTCCATCATCAACACGGAGCAAATGGGCGAGATAATGGACCGCTCGCTGCACATCGACAGCCAGATTTCGTCCCAATACACCACAGTGGAGACCATGAGGGCCATGTTTGAAGAG ATTTGGGACGAGACCTTTCAGAGGGTCACCAATGAGCAGGAGATCTACGAAG CCCAGCTTCACGACCTGATGCAGCTGAAGCAGGAGAACTCCTACTTGACCACCATCACCAGGCAGATCAGCCCCTACATCCTCTCCATCGCCAAGGTCAAAGAGCGACTGGAACCCAG GCTTCAGGAGCCCAAAGAATGCCGCGACGACCGCACTGAAACCATGTTGAAGATTTACGAAGATTGCACAACAATGGCAACAGAGAGTCAAGACAG TGACAAGCAGACACGCGTCCCAGAACAGGACAGGAGCAACCACCCGCTCATGCTCAAGTGA
- the LOC119122755 gene encoding 60S ribosomal protein L22-like codes for MAPIKKHVMVKKAGGKRKKQVLKFTLDCTHPVEDGIMDAANFERFLHERIKVNGKAGSLGGGVVSIERSKSKIAVNSEVPFSKRYLKYLTKKYLKKNNLRDWLRVVANTKESYELRYFQINQDEEEEEED; via the exons atggcgCCGATT AAGAAGCATGTGATGGTCAAAAAGGCCGGTGGCAAGAGGAAGAAGCAGGTTTTAAAGTTCACGCTGGACTGCACGCATCCGGTGGAGGATGGCATCATGGACGCTGCCAACTTT GAGCGATTCTTGCACGAGCGCATCAAAGTCAACGGCAAAGCGGGAAGCCTTGGCGGCGGCGTGGTGTCCATCGAGAGGAGCAAGAGTAAAATTGCCGTCAACTCTGAAGTTCCCTTTTCTAAGAG GTACCTCAAGTATCTGACCAAGAAGTACCTGAAGAAGAACAACCTGCGGGACTGGTTGCGTGTGGTGGCCAACACCAAGGAGAGCTACGAGTTGCGCTACTTCCAGATCAACCAAgacgaagaggaggaagaggaggactaA
- the LOC119123006 gene encoding type-1 angiotensin II receptor-associated protein isoform X1 → MEIPAINLKAIVLVHWLLTVWGCMAWLPTSFAWGNFSVLAVGVWAIAHRDSIDAVLMFLIGMAMTILTDIIHFGIYYSLSEMASEKGRDVFRFSAGMAILSLLLKPASCFFVYQMYRERGGDYNVNFGFPSMSRNREAYQSIDPQQDASTSTANPFNQAQDVKPTRAY, encoded by the exons ATGGAAATTCCTGCCATCAATCTGAAG GCCATCGTTCTGGTGCACTGGCTGCTTACAGTCTG GGGTTGCATGGCGTGGCTGCCCACCTCGTTCGCCTGGGGCAACTTCAGCGTGCTGGCCGTGGGTGTGTGGGCCATCGCTCACAGGGACTCCATCGACGCCGTGCTGATG TTTCTGATCGGGATGGCGATGACCATCCTGACGGATATCATCCACTTTGGCATCTACTATTCGCTGAGTGAGATGGCGTCGGAAAAGGGACGAGACGTGTTTCGCTTCAGCGCCGGCATGGCCATCCTGAGCTTGCTGCTCAAGCCCGCTTCCTGCTTCTTCGTCTACCAGATGTACCGCGAGCGAGGGGGCGATTACAACGTCAACTTTG GTTTCCCTTCCATGAGCCGAAACAGAGAAGCGTACCAATCCATCGACCCCCAACAAGACGCGTCCACCAGCACCGCCAACCCCTTCAACCAGGCGCAGGACGTAAAGCCGACGCGGGCCTACTGA
- the draxin gene encoding draxin, which translates to MAPSSFLTLALLLALVSFSLTADPSGVPRGKRRRNSGGRSRHSLRAAPGYGNLRKGRGGPPRHPSRPEEDGTGLEGLRPVRVETGPGRAGLRENRLMGTRKGRGHARQSQLRKQGGRRDRGRHGQGLFAEPQLGVLLDEGPPLSSSIWPPLGDGVSLSSVTFGSGSSMVATVTNGDPPTLPPASTDLQFGRAKGQGEVMPTLDMALFDWTDYEDMKPVDAWPSSKKKDKRRSKNVSSGNATAASDDIEPCDHHLDCLPGSCCDLRQHECQAHNRGLNNKCYDDCMCEEGFRCYAKFHRKRRVTRRRGRCVVPESVSSDRGGFITV; encoded by the exons ATGGCGCCCTCCTCGTTCCTGACGCTGGCCCTTCTTTTGGCGCTGGTGTCTTTTTCCCTCACCGCCGATCCTTCCGGCGTCCCTCGCGGCAAGAGAAGGCGCAATTCCGGAGGACGCTCGCGGCACTCTCTGCGGGCCGCACCGGGCTACGGCAACCTGCGGAAGGGCCGTGGCGGGCCGCCGCGTCACCCGAGCCGGCCAGAGGAGGACGGCACGGGCTTGGAGGGTCTGCGTCCGGTGCGGGTGGAAACGGGGCCGGGCCGAGCCGGCCTGAGAGAGAACCGATTGATGGGTACGCGCAAGGGAAGGGGACACGCCCGACAATCGCAGCTCCGGAAACAAGGGGGGAGACGGGACAGGGGACGTCATGGACAAG GCTTGTTTGCGGAGCCCCAGCTGGGCGTCTTACTGGACGAAGGCCCACCTTTGTCCTCCTCTATTTGGCCCCCCCTGGGCGACGGTGTCTCCTTAAGCTCCGTGACCTTCGGCTCCGGATCCTCCATGGTTGCCACGGTGACCAACGGAGATCCTCCGACGCTACCCCCGGCCTCCACCGATCTACAG TTCGGACGGGCGAAGGGACAAGGCGAGGTGATGCCCACCCTGGACATGGCACTCTTCGACTGGACCGACTACGAGGACATGAAGCCGGTGGACGCGTGGCCGTCCTCCAAGAAGAAAG ACAAAAGACGGAGTAAAAACGTCAGCAGCGGAAACGCCACGGCGGCTTCGGATGACATCGAACCGTGTGACCACCATCTGGACTGTCTACCCG GTTCATGTTGCGACTTGCGCCAGCACGAGTGCCAAGCTCACAACCGAGGCCTGAACAACAAGTGCTACGACGACTGCATGTGTGAGGAAG GCTTCCGTTGCTATGCTAAATTCCACCGCAAGCGACGCGTGACGAGAAGGCGTGGCCGCTGCGTGGTGCCCGAGTCGGTCAGTAGTGACCGAGGGGGCTTCATCACCgtctga
- the LOC119123004 gene encoding RING finger protein 207-like isoform X2 gives MAGGIVSNLDNLCNVDCANVHPLVCHLCHQQYQSPCLLDCYHIFCARCLLGRTNDSRLSCPLCGYLSIIKGNNSLPPEDRLLKFLVDNNADADEIVQCANCDQESNKKDTGVMFYCNTCNQPLCCACRELTHKARMFAHHDIVTLSKRSKAKHRKCVLHEEPYILFSTENKSMLCIKCFRDMQVESRTHCIDIETAYMQGCEMLDQAVLVVKELQTSTREAIFLLRSMIGEVCLNVEEEESAICSLFNSLQEKLAERKKILLKTAQSQHEEKEKALKEQLSHLTSLLPTLQVHLVTCSAFLSSANMFEFLDMGYQLMERLKRIVKLPHRLRPVQSSKINTDYRSEFARCLEPLLLIGQRRAPSLAGSSSVATSEMPLGSVFGRRPTSHRNICTKVLLAEGRETPFTKHCNNYENSYRTLQSEIQSLKDQVQELHRDLTKHHSIINTEQMGEIMDRSLHIDSQISSQYTTVETMRAMFEEIWDETFQRVTNEQEIYEAQLHDLMQLKQENSYLTTITRQISPYILSIAKVKERLEPRLQEPKECRDDRTETMLKIYEDCTTMATESQDSDKQTRVPEQDRSNHPLMLK, from the exons ATGGCCGGAGGGATCGTCAGCAATTTGGACAACCTGTGCAACGTGGACTGTGCCAATGTGCACCCCCTGGTGTGCCACCTTTGCCACCAGCAGTATCAGTCGCCGTGTCTGCTGGATTGCTACCACATCTTCTGCGCCCGCTGTTTGCTGGGCCGGACCAACGACAGTCGACTGAGCTGCCCCCTCTGCGG ATATCTATCCATCATAAAGGGGAACAACAGCCTCCCGCCAGAGGACCGTCTGCTCAAATTCCTGGTGGACAACAACGCAGACGCTGATGAGATTGTACAGTGTGCCAACTGCGACCAGGAGAGCAACAAAAAG GACACAGGCGTGATGTTCTACTGCAACACTTGTAACCAGCCGCTGTGCTGCGCCTGCAGGGAGCTGACGCACAAGGCCCGAATGTTTGCTCACCACGACATTGTTACGTTGTCCAAGCGCAGCAAAGCCAAGCACAGGAAATGTG TTCTGCACGAGGAACCCTACATCCTCTTCTCCACCGAGAACAAGTCCATGCTTTGCATCAAGTGTTTCAGAGATATGCAAGT GGAGAGTCGCACTCACTGCATTGACATTGAGACGGCCTACATGCAAGGATGCGAAATGTTGGACCAGGCCGTGCTG GTGGTGAAAGAGCTGCAGACGTCCACCCGAGAGGCCATCTTCCTGCTGAGGTCCATGATAGGCGAAGTGTGTCTGaacgtggaggaggaggagagcgcCATCTGCTCTCTCTTCAACAGTCTGCAG gAAAAACTGGCTGAGAGGAAGAAGATTCTGCTGAAGACTGCACAGAG ccaACACGAGGAGAAGGAGAAAGCACTCAAAGAGCAGCTCTCACACCTCACCTCACTGCTGCCAACACTCCAG GTTCATCTGGTCACATGCTCAGCCTTCCTAAGCTCAGCCAACATGTTTGAGTTTCTGGACATGGGTTAC CAACTGATGGAGCGACTGAAGCGGATCGTCAAGCTTCCCCACCGCCTCAGACCGGTGCAGAGCAGCAAA ATCAACACCGACTACCGCAGCGAGTTTGCCCGCTGTCTGGAGCCGCTGCTCCTGATTGGCCAGCGCCGCGCCCCTTCGTTGGCCGGCTCTTCCAGCGTGGCCACGAG TGAGATGCCGCTCGGCTCCGTGTTCGGCAGGAGGCCCACGTCTCACCGCAACATCTGCACCAAGGTGCTGCTGGCCGAGGGGCGCGAGACGCCCTTCACCAAGCACTGCAACAACTACGAGAACTCCTACAGG ACGCTTCAGAGCGAGATTCAGAGCCTGAAGGACCAGGTCCAGGAGCTGCACCGAGATCTGACCAAGCACCACTCCATCATCAACACGGAGCAAATGGGCGAGATAATGGACCGCTCGCTGCACATCGACAGCCAGATTTCGTCCCAATACACCACAGTGGAGACCATGAGGGCCATGTTTGAAGAG ATTTGGGACGAGACCTTTCAGAGGGTCACCAATGAGCAGGAGATCTACGAAG CCCAGCTTCACGACCTGATGCAGCTGAAGCAGGAGAACTCCTACTTGACCACCATCACCAGGCAGATCAGCCCCTACATCCTCTCCATCGCCAAGGTCAAAGAGCGACTGGAACCCAG GCTTCAGGAGCCCAAAGAATGCCGCGACGACCGCACTGAAACCATGTTGAAGATTTACGAAGATTGCACAACAATGGCAACAGAGAGTCAAGACAG TGACAAGCAGACACGCGTCCCAGAACAGGACAGGAGCAACCACCCGCTCATGCTCAAGTGA